One region of Pagrus major chromosome 5, Pma_NU_1.0 genomic DNA includes:
- the barhl1a gene encoding barH-like homeobox 1a, which produces MELPAPGGSRFRIDSLLSLRPPGALLSRAEPPELSPASSSGCSAPPSPDRERVPRLESALLPAHLQPLQPRSVSSSFLIRDILADCRPHSDPGQVYSDPGQVYCDPGQVYCDPGQPELEPEPFQSGPDEDYQDKSSSSDSESRVQGGASDPAAARLKKPRKARTAFSDQQLSRLERSFQKQKYLSVQDRMELAASLQLSDTQVKTWYQNRRTKWKRQSAVGLELLAEAGRMFLPSHYLYPPTPPTLDLYLYRGHAPHHHPAPTLLPRVLNHTDPQLR; this is translated from the exons ATGGAGCTTCCTGCCCCCGGCGGCTCCAGGTTCCGCATCGACTCGCTGCTCTCCCTCCGGCCGCCCGGCGCGCTCCTCTCCCGGGCGGAGCCTCCGGAGCTCAGCCCGGCCAGCAGCAGCGGCTGCTCGGCGCCTCCTTCCCCAGACAGAGAGCGCGTTCCCCGGCTGGAGTCCGCTCTGCTGCCCGCTCACCTGCAGCCGCTGCAGCCCCGCAGCGTCAGCTCCTCCTTCCTCATCCGGGACATCTTAGCGGACTGTCGGCCCCACTCTGACCCGGGACAGGTCTACTCTGACCCGGGACAGGTCTACTGTGACCCGGGACAGGTCTACTGTGACCCGGGACAGCCTGAGCTGGAACCCGAGCCGTTTCAGTCCGGACCGGATGAAGACTATCAGGATAAAAGCTCGTCTTCAGACAGCGAGTCCAGAG TGCAGGGCGGGGCTTCGGACCCGGCGGCGGCTCGTCTGAAGAAACCTCGTAAAGCTCGGACGGCGTTCAGCGACCAGCAGCTGTCGAGGCTGGAGAGAAGCTTCCAGAAGCAGAAATACCTGAGTGTCCAGGACCGCATGGAGCTGGCTGCCTCCCTGCAGCTCAGCGACACCCAGGTCAAGACCTGGTACCAGAACCGCAG GACCAAGTGGAAGCGTCAGTCAGCTGTGGGTCTGGAGCTTCTGGCTGAAGCCGGCAGGATGTTCCTGCCCTCACACTACCTGTACCCTCCGACCCCGCCCACACTGGACCTGTACCTGTACAGAGGCCAcgccccccaccaccacccgGCCCCAACCCTGCTGCCCCGTGTCCTGAACCACACCGACCCACAGCTCCGCTGA
- the cfap77 gene encoding cilia- and flagella-associated protein 77, producing the protein MSSPRVGVVRDSMLTNPLLIKAPLGQTRSRGLLGPGPDFTFGTSSSLRDGGVAEVLSSWSIQSRCGDTAQPAAPDFVSLNRDAVRSGLVTSKELSQYRAQRGRTRSQKPAPRRQEGGASRSPAVPDITFGVTTRPASPLADLLSHQYAHRWIDEQLSRNQTSNHSQLQRIKPGCIPDTRTSLLRRSRPLPVTHTPFRPPQFSQVPPALDTFRSPEARLRAFRAHQSDSVSRRGAQGLGTYSVD; encoded by the exons ATGTCATCACCACGAGTGGGCGTGGTCAGAGACTCCATGCTGACCAATCCGCTGCTGATCAAG GCTCCTCTGGGTCAGACCAGGTCCAGAGGTCTGCTCGGTCCTGGTCCAGATTTCACTTTCGGAACCAGCAGCAGCTTAAGAGATGGAGGCGTGGCCGAGG TTTTGTCCAGTTGGAGCATTCAGTCCAGATGTGGAGACACTGCTCAGCCCGCCGCTCCAGACTTCGTGTCTCTCAACCGGGACGCGGTGCGGTCCGGTCTGGTGACGTCCAAAGAGCTGAGTCAGTACCGGGCTCAGAGGGGCAGGACCAGGAGCCAAAAGCCCGCCCCCAGACGGCAGGAGGGCGGGGCTTCAAGGAGCCCAGCGGTGCCTGACATCACCTTTGGAGTCACAACCAG GCCGGCGTCTCCACTGGCAGACCTGCTCTCTCATCAGTATGCTCACCGCTGGATCGATGAACAGCTGAGCAggaatcaaaccagcaaccacagccagctgcagagg atcaAACCGGGCTGTATTCCTGACACCAGAACCAGCCTGTTGAGGAGGAGCCGACCTCTGCCCGTCACACACACTCCGTTCAGACCGCCTCAGTTCTCTCAG gttcCTCCTGCTCTGGACACCTTCAGGAGTCCGGAGGCTCGTCTCCGGGCGTTCAGGGCTCATCAGTCAGACTCGGTGTCCAGGAGAGGAGCTCAGGGTCTGGGGACGTACAGTGTGGACTGA